Within the Streptomyces sp. NBC_00353 genome, the region TACGGCTGGCCAGCCCCCGAGCGCTCCCACTGGGCACGTATCCCAGCTCGCGACCGGCGGCCAGCACCCGTTCCCGGGTGGAGGCGCGTACGGAGTCGGGATTGCGGTACACGCGCGACACCGTCGCGATGGAGACGCCGGACTGCTCGGCGACGTCGTACACCGTCGGAGTACTCATGGTGCTGCCTTGCCTCTCCTGTATCCCTGGTCCTGCGCATCCGGCACGCCGTGTGACCTGCCCGAAAGCGCGTTCAGCCTATGGTCGGGCGCTGTGCGGGGGAAGGGACGGAGGGGCGGAGCGGAGGGACAACACACACCTGAATGGGACAACCGGGCGGTACCTTGACCACTTGCGCGACCATGCCGACGAGTATGCGGGGCGCACGGTCACGGCGCGTCAGGTGCGGGTGTGCGGACGGGACCGGGCGCTCCCGACGGCGGCCTGCTCCTCCCACACGGCTGGCGCTGCGCCGAGGCGCGTCCGGACCGGTCGCCGAGGTCGGCACGGCGCATCGGGGGCCGGCCCGGGCGCGGCGAACGCCTGGTGCAGGTGTTCCCGCCGGCGCGGGCCTCGACCGGAGCCCCACCGCGCACGTCCGACTCCATGAACACCGGCCTCCCGGGCAGATGTCTACCAGCAGTGCCGGACCGCCGAGCACGCTGAGGTGTCACAGGCCCAGCCCGTTTACCTGGCGTGCATCAGCTCACTGCCTGCTTCACGAGCGCACCGATCCGCGCCTCCACCTCGGCAGTTACCTCGGTCAGGGCGAAACCGGCCGCCCACATCGTGCCCTCGTCCAGCTTCGCCTGGTCGCTGAACCCGAGCGTCGCGTAGCGCGCCTTGAACTTCTCCGCGCTCTGAAAGAAGCACACGACCTTGCCGTCCAACGCGTAGGCGGGCATCCCGTACCAGAGCTTGGGCGCGAGGACCGGGGCGCTGGCTGAGATGACGGCATGGACGCGTTCGGCCATGATCCGGTCCGAGTCCTGCATCTCGGCGATCTTCGCGAGCACGTCCCGCTCCGCCTCCGCCGCCTTGTCCGCGCGCGAACTGCGGCGGGCCGCCCTCTTCAGCTCCTGGGCGTGGTCCTTCATCGCGGCCCGCTCCTCGGCCGTGAATCCCTCGTGCGTGCTGCTGCTTTCGGTGCTGTTCATGGCAGACCTCCCCTTGAGGATCTGATGTGTTGGATCT harbors:
- a CDS encoding iron chaperone, whose amino-acid sequence is MNSTESSSTHEGFTAEERAAMKDHAQELKRAARRSSRADKAAEAERDVLAKIAEMQDSDRIMAERVHAVISASAPVLAPKLWYGMPAYALDGKVVCFFQSAEKFKARYATLGFSDQAKLDEGTMWAAGFALTEVTAEVEARIGALVKQAVS